TAATCGAGCGAATTCTATATAAAACGTATGCTCGGTTTCAAACTCAAGTCACACTAATCTAACTCGTAAAGCAAATATGTCTTTAGGTTCGAATCGTTAATGAGATGTTTAATCGacaatttcaaaggaagagagagagctaaAGAGTCGTCTTTCTTTTTACAGATGGATAGAGCTTCACTTTTGGATGACACAATTCAATATTTGAAGCAACTTCAAGCACAAGTTCAGTTCATGTACAGTATCAGATCAATTGTGCCGCAGATGGTCATGCCTCTAGAAattcagcagcagcagcagcagcagcttcaGATGTCACTGCTTGCAGCTCATATGGGACTACTTAACACTGATTCAAAGGCTCCCAGCTCCAGTTCCTTCCCTTGTGCTGCTGCATTCCCTCCTCCTCCGTTTCTACTGTCTTCTATCAACTCAACAACAAAGCCAAAATCTAACCTTTCCACCAGTGCTTTCGTTCCTCCGACCGATCCTTTCTGTACTTTCTTGGCACAAGTAAGTCGAACATCAAACATAAGATGAACTAATTGAGTAATACACACAAATGGGTTCGATTTTGTAGAATgcaaatggaaaaataattgAGATAACTGGTTTTAGTCGACTTTCACGATTCAGTTTCTTAAGGAGTCGTCAGGCCAGACTAAACCGATATCGAGTCATTCTACTTACACTAGCTCCTAACatgaataaaatgaatgaGGGACcaactatatataataaaaatatagaaagagcTATTCATTGAAGAACAGATTCAAGATGCAAAAGCTTACAGTTTTTTGTATTCAAGTGCTGTTTTTTTGTTGCTGCAGTCGATGGATATGGATTTCTACAGTAAGATGGTGACACTATATTGCCAAGAAGTGAACAGGACACCTCGGCAGGCAGGCAAATTTGAAGGAATCAAGGAAGATATGCATTAGAGCTAACCACAAAAAGCTTCAGCAATTGGTTGAATTGAATCCAAGAACAAATAGTCTTAGTTGAATAGCTAAATATGCCTCATTTCAACCAAACGTTCAAGCTTTCTCCAGTGATTTTGGTTGATGGAAATGACATATTCTAATGTTAAGAAGTTCTGCATTTTTTGAATACCATGAATGAGCATATGGCAAGTCCAGAAATAAGTGAACATAATGCGAAAACAAGCAATATTGCTGAGCTGCTGCTCGAGATAGCACTGCCGAAGAATTCGTTCTAACAAATTCAATGGTCACCAGTAGTCTCGGCAAGAACAAACGCCTTCAGAAAAATGGTGGAAACGATTTCGGTCTCTAACGACAATATATCGTTTATAGACAAGTGATACGACCTTGAAAAACTCGTGGCAATCCGAGCAAATTCTCAGATTTTTCACTATCCTTAGGGTGCAATCTAAAGGAGAGTTTAAGAGACCAAATGCCAAAGCAAGTTTCTCACTATGGTACATCACAGAgtgttctttctcttctttctcaatatcaaacaaagacaTGTCAGTGCCTGTAACGTAACCATTCTCTTTCAGTTTCTTCATCACATTATCCAACTGCTTATATATTGCATTGAATTCTAGTTTTCTGTCATTTGATGCAGTAAACTCATGAACTGAATTGTTTATTTCAATTGAACTGCAACCAGGGACTTTTTCAATCCCCCTGAGACTCATCATTCCTCGCAACTTTCCTACTTCGATCCACCGCCGTTCCCTCGAGTATAGATTTGATAGCAAGACATAATTCTCCCCATTGTTTGGTTCTAACTCAATAAGTCTCCTGATAGTATATTCACCCAATTTTGTATTCCCATGGACTCGGCAAGCACAAAGCAGAGCCCTCCAAATGATAGGGTCCGGCTCCATGCTCATGGATTCGATCAACTCTAGAGCTTCCTCTAACAATCCTGCTCGACCAAGTAGGTCTACCATACACCCATAATGCTCGATCTTCGGTTGCAGTCCAAACTGTTGTTTCATGCTTATGAATTGTCGACGCCCTTCTGTGACCAGACCTTGGTGACAACATGCACACAAGAGACCTAGAAAGGTAACCGCATCTGGTTTGaaattttccatcaacatCCTAGAAAAAGCCTGCAAAGCAGCATCGCCTTGTCCATTCATGCCATATCCAGAAATCAAGACATTCCATGTATAAACGTTCTTGTCTCTAATTTCTTCAAAGACCTTCTCTGCCTCCTCAACAACCCCACATTTAGCATACATATCAATAAGTGCTGTTCCTACAAACACGTTCAGTCTCAACTTATTctgataaataaaatcatgGATCCACTTTCCCTGATTCAAAGCTCCCAAATGAGAACAAGCAGATAGAACTACCACCACGGTTCTCTCGCTCGGTTCAGCCCCAGCTGCCAGCATCCCTCGGAAAGCATTGATAGCTTCCTTAAATTTCCTATTATGTGTATAACCAGTAATCAGCGCATTCCAAGTAACTGAATTTCTTTCAggcatttcgtcgaacagCTGAGATGCATCGGAAATAGACAGACAAGAACAATACATGTGCACTAGAGCCGTGCTTGTGTAGACATCACGAATGAAACCCATTTGAACAACAGCACCATGTATCATTTTTCCAAGTTTAATATCACATAGCTGTGCAGTCGCTTTAAGAACGGCCGGGAAAGTAGAAGAATCAGGCAGAATGCTAAATTTATGCATGTGAGCAAAAATGATAAGTGAATTCAAATGCTCATTCAAATCCAAATAACCCCTGATCATCGAGTTACAAATCTGAGAATTAATAGAACCACGAAACTTAGAGAAAATAAGAGCAATAGATTCAAACCCATTATTCGAAACAGAGTCCTCAATGAGTTTCATGAGGAAATATCCGTCGCTCCGCATGTCATTGCCTTCCTTGCGGCGGGCATCCAGACAATCAGGAATCTTTCTCTCAATACCGCCCTGAGACGGAAGATTCATCACCCGGGTATGCACAAATCTCGATATTTGTGATTGGTTCGCTAAAAAATCCAAGTTCGAGATCGTACAAGTATCTTGGAGCCGAGCCCTTCGAATCAAACGAAATGAGAAAGGCAGAAACCTGAGATCCATTTTCATATTCAATTAAAGACAGTCTGGATTAGAGTTTCCAGTTCATAGTTCAAATTATGCAGTTCCCGGTTGGTTTCAACATTTGAAGCCGGCGGGCCGGCGGTGGAGAGGGTCTACAAGCTGCCGTAGCCATTTGaattaatctttaattttaactactatttttactctttaatactttatattttgattaattttattttttatatatctaATTTCAATTATCTAAAGTAAtcagtttttatttatttatttattattattattattaattttatctaatttaacAAGAAAATATCACTTAATATATGATGATGCTTGGATACTTAAAATGAcatcatataaattttataattattattcgacccattaattttataatatggtATTTtgcatgtttttaaaaaattattattctataATAAATGAAGACTATAATATGCTTagattgttgttgttgagacGGTGAAGATCGCTATAGAATCCTCTAGGTTGGTTGTGATTGGAGCTGAGGTATGGAAGACGTGGATTACGACAACGTCTGACCACAGTGTTGGAACATGAATTATTCACATTAATATTATCGATTAGATGGTTGATTAGAAGTTAAAGACCATTGTAGAACCCATTTGTTTTAGTTGTGGTTGGAGCTAAGGTGCAGGAGGACATGAACTACAGCAACGTCCTACCATACTGTTGTAGAACCCTCTGTTTTGGTGTGGTGGAAATGGACTTTAGCAACGTCTGACCATACTGTCGGAACATGAACTATTCAGATTAATATTATCAATTAAATTGTTGCTACTGAAACGTTAAAGACCATGTAGAACCCTCTGTGTTGGTTGTAGTTGGAGGACATAGACTACAGCAACCTCTAACCACTATCGAGACATGAACTatccaaataaatattatcaattaAACTGTTGATGAAGACCGCCGTAAAATCCTCCATGTTGGTTGCGATTAGAGTTAAGGTCAAGAGGACATAGACTAGAACAACATTTGACTATATTATTGGAATATGACTAGTAAAGGttgaaatttatgaatgaCTTTCCACAGTCACTgttaaagaatttaaaattatttttaaatttgaagaataattaaaaattaaattaaaagttctaAATACCAAACatttagaatttattaaaggagaaaataagaagcaaaaattattgaaaatacaaaatttaaactcTTTCCGGACTTCCAAAATCACTAAGCAGAGAAAGGACGAAAGTGAAGGCGCGAAGTTCATGGCAGCGCGCGAGTGAAAGCGGCTACAGGATACTTGTTCGCATTTTTTACGATCTTGGAGAGCGCGGCATGGCCGAGATCAAGCCCACACACATCCGCCAGACGCACCAAATACAGCAACACATCGGATAGCTCTTCTTCCAAATGCTCTCTCTCCGCCGCGCTCCAGTTCGGCAGCCCCCTTTCCACCTCTCCCTTCCACTGGAATATCTCCGATAGCTCTCCGACTTCGCCAACCTGCAAGGAATTGCAATTCTATCAACGATAAGAACAACatgtaagattcagattattCCTAGTATAtgtattgattttgtttgtttttaggTCGAAATTGGAGATTGAGATGTTAACTTCAAtgtgttttttgtttgattaattACAAGTGCTAGGAGCAGGTTTCTAGGGCTGTGGTATTGTTCCCATCCTCGCACTTGAGCGAACTCTGCGAGCCTGTCCCTGAGTTCATGCAGTGAGACGTCTTTGGCGGTTTTCTCAGGTTCGTAAGAACGActctccatttctctctctctctgtgaTCTGTTTTTCTCTGCTTGTGGTTGTGACCTCTGTGTTCGGTTGGGCGGTAAATTTATAGAAGTGAGTTTagggcagagagagaggagagataGGGAAGAATTTGATGATGATAGTGGGATGTGCACTTGAGGTGTttgataaaaagataaaacagTAATTAAGGCATGTGAAGTGTGGGCAAGCTTGTCTCCATCTTTCCATTCATGGCTTCAAATCACCTATCTGCTGCTACACCTCATGCCTTGCCATGTCTCTCCACTTCTCTATACCTCAACTTCTTTCaacattttgaatttgaaggtTGTGCGACTTTTGGACCCTTGTTCCTACTTCAATTATATGTTTGTACTGTGTTAGTGTAGGTTCTTTAAGCTATATTTGAGAGTACTCTTAACCGGGTGGGCTTAATATGTCTTTTTGTCGAGCTAAAGCtgctttttcttctcaaaattaagaCAGTAAAAGATAACTTTGAAAGCTGAAAAGGCACATGTAGAATAGTGTTTTTGGACAAGTGTTTGAGGTAGCTTTCATAACACTTTTAAACTCTGAAGACTCTTTAGATAACGATTCCACTTcctgtttcttcttttatataatatttatgaacAAATGAGAAATTAGTCGAGGGGTAGTTCTTTTCCACCCTTATGATTCAAGATtagtttagttttttcttaaaaaatttataacccaGTTGTCTCAACTTCATCAATAATCAAGACAGAGAAAGGAATTGTTGTGAAGGGCGGAGGGAGAGAAACTGAGGGTGTAGGCACGTTATACAAATCCCGGAAATTGCGATGGTCGTTGGGGAAATTTATGACAAATCTTGTTCCATTTCCCCTTTTCCCAGCACCTAAACGCCCattcttttcttccatttcaacATCCTCTATCTCCCCAGCCATTCCCtctacttttttatttctttttcttctattctttctttcttttctggtcAAAAGAAACTAGGAGTTTCAAAAAGtggataataaattaattcacGATAGAGCTTACCCTTGAAAAGTTCTAAAAGTTCTAAAAGTTCTATTAGTTTCTTAGTGTTTAACAAGTTTCTAAATACATTGTGTTTAAGAAatcattgaattttaaaagttcttAAACATCTGTTTGGtccttaagattttaatttcatgtttacTATGTTTCCtacctttaattttatgttatataaatattgatgCTTTATTTAACGACGCCtattggaaataaaattaagagttCAATAGTGTATTAGACACTAAGTTAAAAGTCTACAGACTTATTTGATACTTTTTATGGTTCAAAGATACATAAACAAAGGGATATGGGATATGGTTGTATAGCAAACTATTGTTTAGACTATGATAGTCTCACAAGTATAAGTCTAATAGGAAATTatggaaggagaagaaggTAGGGGGATTTCTGTTCACCTCATGAAGTAGAAACTAAGCTGCTTACGAGATAAGGGTTGCCCCTAGGCCATGAAAGCTATTCAAATAGCTTGGTGTAAAGTATCTGGTTTGGATTACTCAACTTCAAAAGTTgcttttaagaaaattataaaagaaaggaaaagaaaaaggcaaaacATTGTAGAGAACAGAGTTAAATGGTTGATGATTGCAATGGAGAAAAGGAAAGTTGAGAGGAAAATGGTACAGATTATGTGTATGAAAATGGGCAACCAATTATTGCTTCTAGAGCTATGTGGTtcttttgattgaaaattagTTGCACCAAACACTTCAATTCTtgattttttccctttaatcACTCCTTATCTTCCTAATCTCCTTCCCCCTCTAGCTCATTTTGTCTCTAGCTTAGGCCACATCCAATTAAGGAAACGGCAAGCAAT
This sequence is a window from Cucurbita pepo subsp. pepo cultivar mu-cu-16 chromosome LG04, ASM280686v2, whole genome shotgun sequence. Protein-coding genes within it:
- the LOC111792204 gene encoding pentatricopeptide repeat-containing protein At4g21065-like encodes the protein MKMDLRFLPFSFRLIRRARLQDTCTISNLDFLANQSQISRFVHTRVMNLPSQGGIERKIPDCLDARRKEGNDMRSDGYFLMKLIEDSVSNNGFESIALIFSKFRGSINSQICNSMIRGYLDLNEHLNSLIIFAHMHKFSILPDSSTFPAVLKATAQLCDIKLGKMIHGAVVQMGFIRDVYTSTALVHMYCSCLSISDASQLFDEMPERNSVTWNALITGYTHNRKFKEAINAFRGMLAAGAEPSERTVVVVLSACSHLGALNQGKWIHDFIYQNKLRLNVFVGTALIDMYAKCGVVEEAEKVFEEIRDKNVYTWNVLISGYGMNGQGDAALQAFSRMLMENFKPDAVTFLGLLCACCHQGLVTEGRRQFISMKQQFGLQPKIEHYGCMVDLLGRAGLLEEALELIESMSMEPDPIIWRALLCACRVHGNTKLGEYTIRRLIELEPNNGENYVLLSNLYSRERRWIEVGKLRGMMSLRGIEKVPGCSSIEINNSVHEFTASNDRKLEFNAIYKQLDNVMKKLKENGYVTGTDMSLFDIEKEEKEHSVMYHSEKLALAFGLLNSPLDCTLRIVKNLRICSDCHEFFKVVSLVYKRYIVVRDRNRFHHFSEGVCSCRDYW
- the LOC111793865 gene encoding dCTP pyrophosphatase 1-like — its product is MESRSYEPEKTAKDVSLHELRDRLAEFAQVRGWEQYHSPRNLLLALVGEVGELSEIFQWKGEVERGLPNWSAAEREHLEEELSDVLLYLVRLADVCGLDLGHAALSKIVKNANKYPVAAFTRALP